One Desulfobulbus oligotrophicus DNA segment encodes these proteins:
- a CDS encoding Lon protease family protein — protein MNTLTASELCLVIDPAILGFSDTSELLNQMVPWIGQERAQTAAYFGLGMAQADYNLFVLGEVGSGRSSLLEEAMRSVAAGQPTPPDLCYLHNFEVPERPLALYLPAGWGRKFRLGMARLVKTLLTEIPRQLDGPDFTIEREQLVKAHKEQETLAFVELEAFGEARRFTMHRESGRIMFTLRDENGRALTDEEMLALPKERRLEIARAEQELLTGINQYFEKIRGMERVLDDALATLARRVIKPLLDRELQQTRSCFQQMGNDQEKLEAYLSRVMEDILAHLEVFRSSETEESSNETLLSVVSRYRVNLVVDNDGMQGAPVIVENNPQFRPLFGSIEYQSENDVLVTDFSRIRAGSLHSAHGGFLLLHLRDLLTDELVWEKLRRFLRNGLLQIEEPGVAFAPIAAVSLTPEAVKVTVKVVLIGSRRQYYELQEIDPEFSRRFRVKVDFADRFSADLGTYRASAVFVAQMCRDHGLPHFSAAAVALLLEQGHRAAEDRSRQSAVFAETGALVMESAACCRARSGRLVGVTDVEGALAARRERHNYPQQRLHEAIVDGEVLITVEGSQVGQLNGLTVVDLGDHSFGYPVRVTARTYAGEDGLVSIEREVEMSGPIHDKGMLILHNYLSSLFVRNTPLALSASIVFEQEYHGVEGDSASCAELYTVLSSLSGLPLKQGVAVTGALNQYGEVLPVGGINEKIEGFFNICAASGLTGDQGVVIPHRNRLHLMLDRQVVEAVAQGRFHIYTILEVTEGLELLTGVPAGQADKNGLYPPGSILGLAQTTLQNFRRACQAVDVKPAPRLR, from the coding sequence ATGAATACCCTGACTGCTTCCGAACTTTGTCTTGTCATCGATCCTGCCATACTTGGCTTTTCCGATACCTCTGAACTCCTGAACCAGATGGTCCCATGGATCGGTCAGGAGCGGGCGCAAACCGCTGCTTATTTCGGTCTGGGCATGGCGCAGGCCGATTACAACCTGTTTGTCCTGGGTGAGGTCGGCAGCGGGCGGTCTTCGTTACTTGAGGAGGCCATGCGATCCGTTGCCGCCGGGCAACCGACGCCGCCGGATCTTTGCTATCTGCACAATTTTGAGGTACCGGAGCGCCCCCTGGCCCTCTACCTGCCGGCAGGGTGGGGGCGAAAGTTCCGTCTGGGCATGGCACGCCTGGTGAAAACCCTGCTGACCGAGATCCCGCGGCAGTTGGATGGTCCGGACTTTACAATTGAAAGAGAACAACTTGTCAAAGCGCACAAGGAGCAGGAAACGCTTGCCTTTGTCGAACTGGAGGCCTTTGGTGAAGCCCGCCGATTTACCATGCACCGGGAATCCGGCCGGATCATGTTCACTTTACGCGATGAGAACGGACGTGCTTTGACGGACGAAGAGATGCTCGCCCTGCCAAAGGAGCGTCGACTGGAGATCGCCCGGGCTGAACAGGAGCTGCTGACAGGGATCAACCAGTATTTTGAGAAGATCCGCGGCATGGAACGTGTACTGGACGATGCGCTGGCCACGCTGGCTCGTCGGGTGATCAAACCGCTGCTTGACCGTGAGTTGCAGCAGACACGCTCCTGCTTCCAGCAGATGGGCAACGACCAGGAAAAGCTCGAGGCGTATCTCTCCCGGGTTATGGAAGATATCCTTGCCCATCTTGAGGTGTTCAGATCTTCTGAAACAGAGGAATCGTCCAACGAAACCCTCCTGTCTGTCGTGTCACGGTACCGGGTGAATCTGGTGGTTGATAACGACGGCATGCAGGGTGCACCGGTGATAGTTGAAAACAATCCCCAGTTCCGTCCGCTGTTTGGCAGCATTGAGTATCAGTCTGAAAACGATGTGCTGGTGACCGATTTCTCCCGTATCCGGGCCGGCAGCCTGCATAGCGCCCATGGTGGTTTTTTGCTGCTGCATCTGCGGGATCTGCTGACTGATGAGCTGGTCTGGGAAAAGCTCCGCCGGTTTTTGCGCAACGGTTTGTTGCAGATAGAAGAACCGGGAGTTGCTTTTGCGCCCATTGCCGCAGTCTCCCTTACACCCGAAGCTGTTAAGGTGACGGTGAAGGTTGTGCTGATCGGTTCCCGCCGGCAGTACTATGAACTGCAGGAGATCGACCCTGAGTTCAGCCGTCGGTTCCGGGTAAAGGTGGACTTTGCCGACCGTTTCAGTGCTGACCTCGGCACTTACAGGGCCTCGGCAGTCTTTGTTGCGCAGATGTGCCGGGACCATGGCCTGCCGCACTTTTCTGCCGCTGCTGTGGCTCTGTTGCTGGAACAGGGGCACCGTGCGGCTGAGGATCGCTCCCGGCAGAGTGCAGTGTTCGCAGAGACCGGGGCGCTGGTCATGGAGAGCGCGGCCTGTTGCCGGGCACGCTCCGGGCGACTGGTCGGAGTGACGGATGTGGAGGGTGCTCTGGCTGCCCGTCGTGAGCGGCATAACTATCCGCAACAGCGTTTGCACGAAGCCATAGTTGACGGAGAGGTGCTCATCACGGTTGAAGGTTCACAGGTCGGCCAGCTCAACGGATTGACGGTAGTTGATCTTGGTGACCACAGTTTCGGCTATCCGGTCAGGGTGACGGCACGGACCTATGCCGGAGAGGACGGCCTGGTCAGTATTGAGCGTGAAGTGGAGATGTCAGGGCCGATCCATGACAAGGGCATGCTGATTCTCCACAATTACCTGTCCAGCCTCTTTGTCCGCAACACACCTCTGGCACTCAGTGCCTCCATTGTTTTTGAACAGGAGTATCATGGTGTTGAAGGTGATTCCGCCTCCTGTGCCGAGCTGTATACAGTGCTCTCCTCTCTGTCCGGACTGCCGCTTAAGCAGGGAGTTGCCGTGACCGGCGCACTGAATCAGTACGGTGAGGTGCTGCCGGTGGGAGGGATCAATGAAAAGATTGAAGGATTTTTCAACATCTGTGCGGCCAGCGGTTTAACCGGTGACCAGGGGGTCGTGATCCCGCACCGTAACCGTCTCCATCTGATGCTTGATCGGCAGGTGGTTGAGGCGGTCGCCCAGGGGCGTTTTCACATCTACACCATTTTGGAGGTAACAGAAGGTCTGGAGTTGCTCACCGGTGTGCCTGCCGGCCAGGCTGACAAAAATGGCCTTTACCCGCCGGGAAGCATTCTCGGTCTTGCTCAGACGACCCTGCAGAACTTTCGCCGGGCCTGTCAGGCTGTTGATGTTAAGCCGGCCCCTCGCCTGCGGTGA
- a CDS encoding SLC13 family permease — MPNIDMSITLATLMGAAVLLVSNRVRGDLVAMLVVFTMLVTGVLDVNESFSGFSSPVVIIIACMFIISEAIVHTGIAQRIGEAVLKHGGSSEGRLLVLIMAAASFLGSFMSSTATAAIFIPITMAVARKADINHKRLLIPLAVASLISGMMTLVATTPNIVVNNALRERELTPLSFFSFTPYGLVVFILAVSFMLFWGRDLLSKRRNAIKQKQERSIEDLMERYDVRKSISVLRVTHTSDLIDRSVARIQLGARYQINLIALRTASERGGEVLPARPESVFYADDFLVVIGSREKIADFVADYALEVVEVAIDPEVRREFTQVIGVGEVMLTPDSNLIGKSIREIRFHNQFQCLVLAIRREGTTQTTDFSDLPLKFGDVLLICGAWEDILRLREYRDQYLLLTLPQDYQEVIADRNRAPLVIGILITMIGLMVFNVLPTVTAVLGATAALVLTRCVKIDTCCKVIDWQTVILIAGILPLALALQKTGIIAQISQYLLTLFGTSSPLLVLGVLFLISAVIGLFLSNTPTAVLMAPMAIDIGLALNISPQACAMTVAIACSAAFVSPLGSPVNMIVREPGGYQFADYAKVGIPLLLLSLVTTVLLSWLLYLR, encoded by the coding sequence ATGCCCAATATTGATATGTCCATCACGCTGGCCACTCTCATGGGGGCCGCTGTCCTTTTAGTGAGTAACCGCGTCAGGGGAGATCTGGTCGCCATGCTGGTGGTGTTCACCATGCTGGTCACCGGAGTGCTTGATGTGAACGAATCTTTTTCCGGTTTTTCCAGCCCGGTGGTGATCATTATTGCCTGTATGTTCATTATTTCCGAGGCTATTGTGCATACCGGTATTGCCCAGCGGATAGGCGAGGCTGTGCTGAAACACGGCGGTTCAAGTGAGGGTAGGCTTCTGGTCCTGATTATGGCGGCCGCAAGTTTTCTGGGGTCGTTTATGAGTTCCACCGCCACTGCCGCTATCTTTATCCCCATCACTATGGCCGTTGCCCGGAAAGCCGATATCAATCATAAGCGATTGCTTATCCCTCTGGCGGTGGCATCATTGATCAGCGGTATGATGACCCTGGTTGCCACCACCCCGAATATCGTGGTCAACAATGCTTTGCGTGAACGAGAGCTGACACCCCTGTCTTTTTTCAGTTTTACGCCGTACGGACTGGTGGTCTTTATTCTGGCCGTAAGCTTTATGCTTTTCTGGGGACGGGATCTTTTGTCCAAACGGAGAAATGCTATCAAACAAAAACAAGAGCGCTCCATTGAGGACCTGATGGAACGCTATGATGTGCGCAAGTCCATTTCCGTGCTGCGGGTGACGCACACCTCTGATCTGATCGACCGATCTGTTGCCCGTATACAGCTCGGAGCCCGTTATCAGATCAATCTCATTGCCCTTCGTACAGCGTCTGAGCGTGGCGGCGAGGTGCTGCCCGCCCGGCCGGAGAGTGTTTTTTACGCTGATGATTTTCTCGTGGTTATCGGTTCCCGCGAAAAGATCGCTGATTTTGTCGCAGACTATGCCCTGGAAGTTGTGGAAGTGGCGATTGATCCGGAGGTGCGCCGGGAGTTTACCCAGGTGATCGGTGTCGGGGAGGTTATGCTGACACCGGATTCCAACCTGATCGGTAAATCCATTCGTGAAATTCGTTTTCACAATCAGTTTCAATGTCTTGTCCTGGCCATTCGCCGCGAGGGCACGACACAGACCACAGACTTTAGTGATCTCCCCCTCAAGTTTGGTGATGTGCTGCTTATCTGCGGTGCATGGGAAGATATTCTACGTTTGCGTGAGTACCGGGATCAGTACCTGCTGCTCACCCTGCCGCAGGATTATCAGGAGGTGATTGCCGATCGTAACCGGGCTCCGCTGGTCATCGGTATCCTCATCACCATGATCGGCCTGATGGTGTTTAATGTGCTGCCCACGGTGACGGCTGTGCTTGGTGCAACGGCAGCTCTTGTCCTGACCCGTTGTGTCAAGATTGATACCTGCTGTAAGGTGATTGACTGGCAGACGGTTATCCTTATTGCCGGTATTCTGCCCCTGGCCCTGGCTCTGCAGAAAACCGGCATTATCGCCCAGATCAGCCAGTACCTGCTCACCCTGTTCGGCACCAGTTCACCGCTGCTGGTCCTGGGTGTACTTTTTCTGATCTCTGCCGTGATCGGTCTCTTTCTTTCCAACACCCCCACTGCGGTACTGATGGCCCCCATGGCGATAGATATCGGGCTCGCTCTTAACATCTCTCCCCAGGCCTGTGCCATGACCGTGGCCATTGCCTGCTCTGCGGCATTTGTTTCTCCTTTGGGTTCACCGGTCAATATGATTGTCCGTGAGCCGGGCGGGTATCAGTTTGCCGATTATGCCAAGGTGGGAATCCCACTGTTACTGTTATCCCTGGTGACAACGGTGCTCCTGTCCTGGCTTTTGTATCTTCGTTAG
- the amrB gene encoding AmmeMemoRadiSam system protein B → MIRNPAVADRFYPGDAEHLRSAMDIFVPVTTAEEKEQAMVVIMPHAGYVYSGATAGATISRVVVPETVLIMGPNHRGQGAALALGTEDWRMPMGMVPINQQLARAILRQSEDIREDSEAHRHEHSLEVQVPFLQQVQPQLQIVPLMVSHVSYTLCQKVAADLAAVLQAYRNPVLIVASTDMSHYETRKQAAQKDQLAIERILALDPEGLYATVHRNRISMCGVIPTTIALLVALQLGAKQARMVHYTDSGEASGDVSQVVGYAGLIVS, encoded by the coding sequence ATGATACGCAATCCTGCTGTTGCTGATCGGTTTTATCCCGGAGATGCTGAGCATCTGCGCTCAGCGATGGACATCTTTGTACCGGTGACGACTGCAGAGGAGAAAGAACAGGCCATGGTGGTGATCATGCCCCATGCCGGGTATGTTTACTCCGGAGCTACTGCCGGAGCCACCATCAGTCGTGTCGTGGTTCCGGAGACGGTGTTGATCATGGGGCCCAACCACCGGGGGCAGGGCGCTGCCCTGGCTTTAGGTACTGAGGATTGGCGCATGCCCATGGGCATGGTGCCGATCAATCAGCAGCTGGCCCGGGCTATTCTCAGACAATCAGAGGATATACGTGAAGATTCCGAGGCCCATCGCCATGAGCACTCGCTCGAGGTGCAGGTGCCGTTTTTACAGCAGGTGCAGCCGCAGTTACAGATTGTGCCGCTGATGGTCTCGCACGTGTCCTACACCCTCTGTCAGAAGGTGGCGGCTGATCTGGCCGCAGTTCTGCAGGCGTACCGGAACCCGGTGCTGATTGTGGCCTCAACAGACATGAGTCATTACGAAACCCGGAAACAGGCGGCACAGAAGGACCAGCTCGCCATTGAACGGATTCTGGCGCTCGATCCTGAAGGGCTGTACGCCACGGTACACAGGAACAGGATCTCCATGTGCGGTGTGATCCCCACAACCATCGCCCTGCTGGTTGCTCTGCAGCTGGGGGCCAAACAGGCCAGGATGGTGCATTATACTGATTCCGGCGAGGCCAGCGGTGATGTCAGTCAGGTTGTGGGGTATGCCGGATTGATTGTATCCTGA
- the cysS gene encoding cysteine--tRNA ligase — MSIRLYNTLTRTKEPLRPIEEGHVKLYVCGITSYDYCHIGHARSALVFDMVVRYLRHRGYRVTFVRNFTDIDDKIINRARELDIDSASLALRFINEFHRDMDALGTVRPDVEPKATEHVPEMIALIKQLVDRGLAYPANGDVYFRVERFADYGRLSGRGLEDMQAGARVAVDEKKEHPMDFVLWKGAKPGEPKWPSPWGEGRPGWHIECSAMSHKYLGETFDIHGGGKDLVFPHHENEIAQSCGATGKPFANVWMHHGFVTIKDEKMSKSLGNFLTIRDVLKQYDAEVLRLFIFFTHYRNPLDFNETALQDARSGLERMYECLAQVTALPAGDADAAGSIPAKDRQSLEELQTRFHRAMDNDFNTAQALGHLFDAVKTLNKVLRLLPETPAAADVEFLHGVVTVFRDLAGVLGLVQRDPAVVVAENRAREVAALTLDEAEIQQLIDKRDQARSSRDWKTSDEIRDYLLTHRIVLKDSPEGTSWEVKK; from the coding sequence ATGTCGATTCGTCTTTACAACACGTTGACCCGAACCAAAGAACCGCTTCGTCCCATCGAAGAGGGGCATGTCAAACTCTATGTGTGCGGTATCACCTCGTACGACTACTGCCATATCGGGCATGCCCGTTCAGCCTTGGTCTTTGATATGGTGGTTCGCTATCTTCGTCATCGAGGCTACAGAGTGACCTTTGTCCGTAACTTTACAGACATTGACGATAAAATCATTAACCGCGCTCGGGAACTGGACATTGACAGTGCCAGCCTGGCATTACGCTTTATCAATGAATTTCATAGAGATATGGATGCTCTGGGGACTGTTCGACCGGATGTGGAACCCAAAGCCACTGAGCACGTCCCGGAGATGATCGCCCTGATCAAACAGCTGGTTGACAGGGGGCTGGCGTACCCTGCCAACGGTGATGTGTACTTTCGCGTAGAACGGTTTGCCGACTATGGCAGGCTTTCCGGACGGGGACTTGAGGACATGCAGGCCGGTGCACGGGTTGCGGTGGATGAGAAGAAAGAACACCCCATGGATTTTGTGCTCTGGAAAGGGGCCAAGCCCGGTGAACCGAAGTGGCCAAGCCCATGGGGAGAAGGCCGGCCAGGCTGGCATATCGAGTGCTCGGCCATGAGCCACAAGTATTTAGGGGAAACCTTTGATATCCATGGCGGTGGGAAAGATCTGGTGTTTCCTCACCACGAAAACGAGATTGCCCAGAGCTGTGGGGCAACCGGTAAACCGTTTGCCAATGTATGGATGCATCATGGTTTTGTTACGATAAAAGACGAAAAGATGTCGAAGTCATTGGGTAATTTTTTAACAATCCGTGATGTGCTGAAGCAGTATGATGCAGAGGTCCTTCGACTTTTTATCTTTTTCACCCACTATCGCAACCCGTTGGATTTTAATGAGACAGCCCTTCAGGATGCCAGATCAGGGCTTGAGCGCATGTACGAGTGCCTGGCACAGGTCACTGCCCTGCCGGCCGGGGATGCCGATGCTGCAGGCAGCATACCGGCAAAGGATCGACAGAGTCTTGAGGAACTGCAGACCAGATTTCACCGGGCCATGGACAACGATTTTAATACTGCTCAGGCTCTGGGGCACCTTTTTGATGCAGTCAAGACGCTCAACAAGGTGCTGCGGCTGCTGCCCGAAACACCGGCAGCAGCGGATGTGGAGTTCCTGCACGGTGTTGTGACTGTTTTCCGTGATTTGGCCGGGGTGCTTGGTCTGGTGCAGCGTGATCCTGCCGTGGTCGTTGCCGAGAACAGGGCCAGGGAGGTGGCTGCACTCACACTTGACGAGGCGGAGATCCAGCAGTTGATCGATAAACGTGATCAGGCACGAAGTTCCAGGGATTGGAAAACATCCGATGAGATCCGCGATTACCTGCTGACGCACCGTATCGTCCTGAAAGACAGCCCGGAAGGCACCAGCTGGGAAGTGAAAAAATAA
- a CDS encoding AmpG family muropeptide MFS transporter yields the protein MAASFFRQFFTPSMLVAFLMGFSCGMPLLLTSTVLQAWMTEQGVNLSVIGVFSLVGLPYTLKFVWAPIFDRYIPPFLGRRRGWLLIVQLILILTVASLGLTDPGQTPWLVALAACFVTFFSASQDIVVDAYRREDLKDNQLGLGSSLYVNGYRIGMLLSGSGGLILADHFTFDQVYLLMAASLLVGVVTTLLCKEPPLTVATPRTLREAVVEPFVEYFSRDRAITLLLFILLYKIGDQMASTLTTPFYLALGFSKTQIGVVAKLFGFWSTVIGGLLGGIVMLRIGIIRSLWVFGILQTLGILSFSILALVGYSVSGLIIAIVLEQLTSGMGTCAYVAYMASLTNKRFTAAQYALLSSCMGVPRVIIAAPAGWIAEMVNWPLFFLGCTLAAIPGLLLLPLVARQYRQDMD from the coding sequence ATGGCAGCATCTTTTTTTCGTCAGTTTTTCACACCCAGCATGCTGGTCGCCTTTCTTATGGGGTTCAGCTGCGGCATGCCGCTGCTGCTGACCTCCACGGTTCTCCAGGCATGGATGACGGAACAGGGGGTTAACCTTTCAGTCATCGGAGTCTTTTCTCTGGTCGGTTTACCGTACACCCTCAAGTTTGTCTGGGCCCCGATTTTTGATCGATACATTCCTCCGTTTCTGGGACGTCGTCGGGGGTGGCTGCTGATCGTCCAGCTGATCCTGATTTTGACTGTTGCCTCCCTTGGTCTGACCGATCCGGGCCAGACGCCCTGGCTTGTGGCGCTGGCCGCCTGTTTTGTCACCTTTTTCTCCGCATCCCAGGATATTGTGGTTGATGCGTACCGACGTGAAGATCTTAAGGACAATCAGTTGGGACTCGGCAGTTCACTCTATGTGAACGGGTACCGGATCGGAATGCTTTTGTCCGGCAGCGGGGGCCTGATTCTTGCCGATCATTTCACATTTGATCAGGTGTATCTGCTCATGGCCGCCTCACTCCTGGTGGGTGTGGTTACCACGCTCCTCTGCAAAGAGCCGCCGTTGACAGTAGCGACACCACGCACGCTTCGCGAGGCAGTGGTGGAGCCATTTGTCGAATACTTCAGCCGTGACCGGGCTATAACATTACTTTTGTTTATCCTGCTGTACAAGATCGGTGACCAGATGGCCTCAACCTTAACCACCCCGTTTTATCTGGCCCTCGGGTTCAGCAAGACGCAGATCGGTGTGGTGGCGAAACTCTTTGGATTCTGGTCCACTGTTATCGGCGGGCTGTTGGGTGGGATTGTCATGCTGCGCATCGGCATAATACGCAGCCTGTGGGTTTTCGGTATTTTACAGACGCTGGGCATTTTGAGCTTTTCGATTTTGGCCCTGGTAGGGTATTCAGTTTCCGGGTTGATCATTGCTATTGTGCTTGAACAGCTGACCAGCGGCATGGGGACCTGTGCCTATGTGGCCTACATGGCATCGTTGACCAATAAACGGTTCACTGCCGCCCAATACGCGCTCCTGTCAAGCTGCATGGGCGTTCCCCGGGTCATCATTGCCGCTCCGGCCGGATGGATAGCAGAGATGGTGAACTGGCCGTTGTTTTTCCTGGGATGCACCCTGGCGGCGATACCCGGCCTGCTACTTTTGCCGCTGGTTGCCAGGCAATACCGCCAGGATATGGATTAG